From the genome of Methanobrevibacter smithii ATCC 35061, one region includes:
- the asd gene encoding aspartate-semialdehyde dehydrogenase codes for MVNVGILGATGMVGQRFIQLLDNHPDFEITALAASSRSAGKRYEDATTWYLDNEMPDSVKDIIVKETDADAMDNDVDIVFSSLPTEFAAKVEKDFARDYVVASNASAHRMKKNIPLVIPEVNPEYLDMIDAQQKENNWDGFIVTNPNCSTIALTLSLKPIVDNFNVDAIRVSTMQAVSGAGYNGVPSMAIVDNLVPYIGSEEEKMESETLHLLGNYDGEKVSNADFKLSASCHRVPVIDGHTEAVFVELDDDFDINDVKEKMANFKALPQKLNLFSAPENPVIVKEEIDRPQPRMDRNAGNGMSVSVGRLRKDQAFDNSFKYVLVGHNTIRGAAGASVLNAELINDKIL; via the coding sequence ATGGTGAATGTTGGTATACTTGGTGCAACTGGAATGGTTGGTCAAAGATTTATCCAATTACTTGATAACCATCCAGATTTTGAAATTACAGCATTAGCTGCATCTTCAAGATCTGCAGGTAAAAGATATGAGGATGCTACTACATGGTATCTTGATAATGAAATGCCTGATTCTGTTAAGGACATTATTGTAAAAGAAACTGATGCTGATGCAATGGATAATGATGTGGATATTGTATTTTCATCTCTTCCAACAGAATTTGCAGCTAAAGTTGAAAAAGATTTTGCTCGTGATTATGTTGTTGCAAGTAATGCTAGTGCTCACAGGATGAAAAAAAATATTCCTTTAGTTATCCCTGAAGTTAATCCGGAATATCTGGATATGATTGATGCTCAGCAAAAGGAAAATAATTGGGATGGATTCATCGTAACCAATCCTAACTGTTCAACTATTGCTTTAACTTTGTCATTAAAACCAATTGTTGATAATTTTAATGTAGATGCAATTAGAGTGTCAACAATGCAGGCAGTATCTGGTGCAGGTTATAATGGTGTGCCTTCTATGGCTATTGTTGATAATCTCGTTCCTTATATTGGCAGTGAAGAGGAAAAGATGGAAAGTGAAACATTACATCTTTTAGGTAACTATGACGGGGAAAAAGTTTCCAATGCTGATTTCAAATTAAGTGCTTCATGTCATAGGGTTCCTGTTATTGACGGCCATACTGAAGCAGTATTTGTTGAGTTGGATGATGACTTTGATATTAATGATGTTAAAGAAAAAATGGCTAATTTCAAAGCATTGCCTCAAAAATTAAATTTGTTCTCTGCACCTGAAAATCCAGTAATTGTCAAAGAAGAAATTGACAGGCCTCAACCAAGAATGGACAGAAATGCTGGTAATGGTATGTCTGTTTCTGTTGGAAGGTTAAGGAAAGACCAAGCATTTGATAACAGTTTCAAATATGTATTGGTTGGGCATAATACAATTCGTGGAGCTGCTGGAGCTTCTGTATTAAATGCTGAATTAATCAATGATAAAATACTCTAA
- the dapB gene encoding 4-hydroxy-tetrahydrodipicolinate reductase, producing MIKVAVTGAAGRMGSGIIRKITQQDDMEVVAAIEIPNSPLAGVDAGIQAGAGELGVKIVGAEKLEETLKESKADVLVDFTIAHAAVETVKKATACGVNVVVGTTGFTDEQMAENIKNVKDNDVKAVISSNMSIGVNVFFNTLKKLTPILNDFDIEIIEAHHNQKKDAPSGTAMTAFEVIANELDRDPEEVGVYGRQGMVGKRTKEEIGLHAIRGGDIVGDHTVMFIGDGERIEFTHRAHTREVFIAGVIRAIRYIPDAESGIVSSMNDVLGLE from the coding sequence ATGATTAAAGTAGCAGTCACCGGAGCAGCTGGAAGAATGGGCTCCGGTATTATTAGAAAAATAACACAGCAAGATGATATGGAAGTAGTAGCAGCTATTGAAATTCCTAATTCTCCATTAGCTGGAGTGGATGCAGGTATTCAAGCAGGTGCTGGTGAACTTGGAGTTAAAATAGTCGGTGCTGAAAAATTAGAAGAAACATTAAAAGAATCTAAAGCAGATGTTTTAGTTGATTTCACCATAGCTCATGCAGCAGTTGAAACAGTTAAAAAAGCTACAGCATGTGGTGTTAATGTTGTAGTAGGTACTACTGGTTTTACTGATGAACAAATGGCTGAAAATATTAAAAATGTAAAAGACAATGATGTAAAAGCAGTTATTTCATCTAACATGTCTATTGGGGTAAATGTATTTTTCAATACTTTGAAAAAATTAACTCCTATCTTAAATGATTTTGACATTGAAATTATTGAAGCACATCACAATCAGAAAAAAGATGCTCCATCTGGAACTGCAATGACTGCATTTGAAGTAATAGCTAATGAACTTGACCGTGACCCTGAAGAAGTAGGAGTTTATGGAAGACAAGGAATGGTTGGTAAAAGAACCAAAGAGGAAATAGGTTTACATGCTATTCGTGGTGGAGACATTGTTGGAGACCACACTGTAATGTTTATCGGAGATGGTGAAAGAATAGAATTCACTCACCGTGCTCACACCAGGGAAGTTTTTATTGCAGGTGTAATTAGAGCTATTCGATACATTCCAGATGCGGAATCAGGTATTGTAAGTAGTATGAATGATGTTTTAGGATTAGAATAG
- the dapA gene encoding 4-hydroxy-tetrahydrodipicolinate synthase translates to MNFEGTYVAMVTPFTDDGNIDEEGFRSNINYLIDKGVTGLLGAGTSGESATLTHEEHRKVVEILIDEVGGRVETVAGSGSNSTHEAIELTKSAEELGADAALVITPYYNKPQQHALIKHYQAISDATDIPIIAYNVPSRTGVDMSVETIVELAKIDGVDAVKEASGSVNKVSKLYKALTKEGLEEDFNILSGEDGLTLPIMALGGTGVISASANVDPKRMVLMVDSILNDDYTRAQELHYEMIDVIDALFIESNPVPAKTAMNIMGLPAGPLRAPLTDMKDENVEILKNALKEADLI, encoded by the coding sequence ATGAATTTTGAAGGAACATATGTTGCAATGGTAACTCCATTTACTGATGATGGTAACATTGACGAAGAAGGATTTAGATCCAATATTAATTATTTAATTGATAAAGGTGTAACTGGTTTGCTTGGTGCCGGAACTTCTGGTGAATCAGCTACATTAACTCATGAGGAACACAGAAAAGTAGTGGAAATTTTAATTGATGAAGTTGGTGGCAGAGTCGAAACAGTAGCCGGATCTGGTAGTAATTCTACACATGAAGCTATTGAATTGACTAAATCTGCAGAAGAATTAGGTGCTGATGCCGCTTTAGTAATTACTCCTTATTACAATAAACCACAACAGCATGCATTAATTAAACATTATCAGGCTATTAGTGATGCAACTGATATTCCTATTATAGCATATAATGTTCCGTCACGTACTGGTGTAGACATGAGTGTTGAAACTATTGTGGAATTAGCTAAAATTGATGGTGTGGATGCAGTTAAAGAAGCTAGTGGGAGTGTAAATAAAGTATCCAAACTTTATAAAGCTTTAACAAAAGAAGGTCTTGAAGAAGATTTCAATATATTGTCTGGTGAAGACGGCTTGACTTTACCAATCATGGCTTTAGGAGGAACTGGTGTAATCAGTGCATCAGCTAATGTTGATCCTAAGAGGATGGTTTTAATGGTTGACAGTATATTAAATGATGATTATACAAGGGCTCAGGAGCTTCATTACGAAATGATTGATGTAATTGACGCTCTTTTCATTGAAAGCAATCCTGTACCTGCAAAAACAGCAATGAACATAATGGGTCTTCCTGCAGGACCTCTCAGGGCACCGTTAACAGATATGAAAGATGAAAATGTTGAAATTCTCAAAAATGCTTTAAAAGAAGCAGATTTAATTTAA
- a CDS encoding aspartate kinase, whose translation MDLIVAKFGGTSVGDGSRIRKAAQSVVNEYMKGNQLVVVVSAVNNATDELIELSNEAIGGGLTDKQKAEIMAMGELTSSRLFAAAIESLGVKAEFIDPYNDKWPVITDSNSLNAKIDFATTDKKCEGIKNLISQGIIPVICGFLGKGPSGEITTIGRGGSDVTAFLLGHCLSANNVVIVTDVDGVMSTDPNKIEEAELLDEISVEEMRDLATHGAQVLHPHALKYKDPLISAKIINFNNGDLSSEGTKITGPFEGDMLKTVSLYKNPISVIAIVGEEMLKKVGLLADLTSCLAENEINIFGISAGQNSITVFVEKKDSDKAYHLLHSWVIDEDVLSSLSLGDDTAMITVVSPEFIDEPGIISNITNPLRKNDINIVEISSSQTAVVLFVDWKDGEKALELIKEVLK comes from the coding sequence ATGGATTTAATAGTAGCGAAATTCGGAGGTACATCGGTTGGAGATGGCTCCAGAATTAGAAAAGCAGCGCAATCTGTGGTAAATGAATATATGAAAGGTAATCAATTAGTTGTAGTTGTTTCTGCAGTTAATAATGCAACTGATGAGTTAATTGAATTGTCTAATGAAGCTATTGGTGGAGGTTTAACTGATAAGCAAAAGGCAGAAATAATGGCTATGGGTGAATTAACTAGCTCAAGATTATTTGCTGCAGCTATTGAATCTTTAGGTGTAAAGGCAGAATTTATCGATCCATACAATGATAAATGGCCGGTTATAACTGATTCCAATTCACTCAATGCCAAAATTGATTTTGCAACAACTGATAAAAAATGCGAAGGAATAAAAAATCTTATTAGCCAAGGTATTATCCCAGTTATTTGCGGATTTTTAGGAAAAGGTCCTAGTGGTGAAATTACGACTATTGGGAGGGGCGGCAGTGATGTAACTGCATTTTTACTTGGGCATTGTTTAAGTGCCAATAATGTAGTTATTGTCACTGATGTTGACGGAGTAATGTCAACTGACCCTAATAAAATAGAAGAAGCTGAATTATTAGATGAAATTTCTGTTGAAGAAATGAGGGACTTAGCTACTCATGGAGCACAGGTTTTACATCCTCATGCTCTAAAATATAAAGATCCGCTTATAAGTGCAAAAATTATCAACTTCAATAATGGTGATTTAAGTTCTGAAGGTACAAAAATAACTGGCCCTTTTGAAGGAGACATGTTAAAAACTGTATCTTTGTATAAAAATCCTATTTCTGTCATTGCTATTGTTGGAGAAGAAATGCTCAAAAAAGTGGGACTTTTAGCAGATTTAACTTCATGTCTTGCAGAAAATGAAATTAACATATTTGGCATTTCAGCAGGTCAGAATTCTATAACTGTATTTGTAGAAAAAAAGGATTCTGATAAAGCATATCATTTATTACACAGTTGGGTAATTGATGAAGATGTTTTAAGTTCATTGTCTCTTGGTGATGATACAGCTATGATTACTGTAGTCAGTCCTGAGTTTATCGATGAACCTGGCATTATTTCTAATATTACAAACCCGCTTAGAAAAAACGATATCAACATTGTTGAGATTTCTTCCTCTCAAACTGCTGTGGTATTATTTGTCGATTGGAAAGATGGTGAAAAAGCACTTGAATTAATTAAAGAGGTTTTAAAATGA
- a CDS encoding 30S ribosomal protein S17e has protein sequence MGNIRTSFVKRLAKELIETHKGVFTTDFDQNKKLVMEYSTVSTKHLRNKIAGYVTRLVRLEQTQE, from the coding sequence ATGGGTAATATTAGAACTTCATTTGTTAAACGTTTAGCAAAAGAGCTTATAGAAACTCACAAAGGAGTCTTCACTACTGATTTTGACCAAAATAAAAAATTAGTTATGGAATATTCCACTGTAAGTACTAAACATTTAAGAAATAAAATCGCTGGATATGTTACAAGACTTGTGAGATTAGAACAAACTCAAGAATAA
- a CDS encoding chorismate mutase gives MKNNYKLKSFKDKKDAEKVLLDSRKRIDEIDNEIFDLICQRTSFAMDIALAKDYIGMPVYDKKREDSIHKKIGELSEKNHIDVDISNQIMDMLTTLSKNEQKEILRRNVNG, from the coding sequence TTGAAAAATAATTACAAGCTAAAATCTTTTAAAGATAAAAAAGATGCCGAGAAAGTGCTTTTAGACTCTAGAAAACGCATTGATGAAATTGATAATGAAATTTTTGATTTAATTTGTCAGAGAACTTCATTTGCTATGGATATAGCTCTTGCAAAGGACTATATTGGCATGCCTGTATATGATAAGAAAAGAGAGGATTCAATTCATAAAAAAATTGGGGAGTTGTCTGAAAAAAACCATATTGATGTTGATATTAGTAATCAAATCATGGATATGCTAACTACATTAAGTAAAAATGAGCAAAAAGAAATTTTAAGGAGGAATGTTAATGGGTAA
- a CDS encoding shikimate kinase, translating into MKKSVRSPGSATVINAIATGFGAAFGIGLDIKCCANTQNSSITCSNDVGAPTTLMEICAKKTFEKYGISSDDFGMNFKTESELPMASGLSSSSALSNAVVSISSKIIAEEFNLMPLDDLEIINLAIDASLEAKVTITGSFDDATASYFGGVVVTDNKNRKFIIKEKMEEYPVLVYMPNFGSKSGSSDVGRMKVLSPLVETAFGLARSGDYFKALNLNGLIYANTLGFDSNIAIDALEVGAIASGLSGTGSSFVAICEDEAIDDIKETWSKYEGRVIETKVDNIGCQFIG; encoded by the coding sequence ATGAAAAAATCAGTAAGGTCTCCAGGTTCAGCAACAGTAATTAATGCAATAGCTACAGGTTTCGGTGCTGCTTTTGGTATAGGTTTGGATATAAAATGCTGTGCCAATACTCAAAATAGTTCTATAACCTGCTCTAATGATGTTGGAGCACCAACTACATTGATGGAGATTTGTGCTAAAAAAACTTTTGAAAAATATGGAATTTCTTCAGATGATTTTGGAATGAATTTTAAGACAGAATCAGAACTGCCGATGGCATCAGGATTATCAAGCAGCAGTGCATTATCTAATGCTGTTGTAAGTATATCTTCCAAAATTATTGCAGAAGAATTTAATTTAATGCCTCTTGATGATTTGGAAATAATCAATTTAGCTATTGATGCATCTCTTGAGGCAAAAGTTACTATAACCGGATCATTTGATGATGCAACAGCTTCATATTTTGGAGGAGTTGTTGTTACAGATAACAAAAATAGAAAATTCATCATCAAAGAGAAAATGGAAGAATATCCTGTTTTGGTTTATATGCCTAATTTTGGTTCTAAATCCGGAAGTTCTGATGTTGGCCGTATGAAAGTGCTGTCACCACTTGTTGAAACAGCTTTCGGATTGGCCAGATCAGGAGATTATTTTAAAGCACTTAATTTAAATGGTTTAATTTATGCAAACACTTTAGGTTTTGATTCCAATATAGCTATTGATGCTTTGGAAGTTGGTGCAATAGCTTCAGGTTTATCTGGAACTGGATCATCATTTGTAGCTATATGTGAGGATGAAGCAATTGATGATATTAAGGAAACTTGGTCCAAATATGAAGGAAGGGTTATTGAAACAAAAGTTGATAACATCGGGTGTCAGTTTATAGGATAA
- a CDS encoding glycosyltransferase family 4 protein, translating into MKIAMVGQFPPHVGGVGVHIHTLSKELVKQGHKVYVITYPHKDIEDIEGIHVIGTKGVNIPGIRGLMFKINAKKALENLLKEVDIDIIHGHYLFPAGAASVEVGKKHGIKTYITAHGSDMFEMYKKQFFMRPIIKKVLKKADVIFAVSNALKDEILATKVPGIENKTRLYWNSVDIDKFNNNSNTQFKSQFKNDKPIVLFVGNIIKRKNVNSLLEAKKIAKTDYNLVVVGNGPLLKQLKDKAEKENISDVYFTGARNDVENIMPCADMLVLPSFSESFGLVLIEALACGKPVIGSDVGGIKEIITPGVGLLIDPNSPETISDAIDKMILDDEFRSNLASNARNRAKIFSKVEIPYDEVK; encoded by the coding sequence ATGAAAATAGCAATGGTCGGTCAGTTTCCGCCTCATGTAGGTGGTGTAGGGGTTCATATTCATACTTTATCCAAGGAACTTGTAAAACAAGGTCATAAAGTTTATGTAATAACTTATCCTCATAAAGATATTGAAGATATTGAGGGTATTCATGTAATCGGAACCAAAGGAGTTAATATTCCTGGAATCCGTGGATTGATGTTTAAGATAAATGCAAAAAAAGCATTGGAAAACTTATTAAAAGAAGTTGATATTGATATTATCCATGGCCATTACCTGTTTCCTGCAGGGGCAGCAAGTGTTGAAGTTGGAAAAAAACATGGTATTAAAACATATATAACTGCACATGGTTCTGACATGTTTGAAATGTATAAAAAACAGTTTTTCATGAGGCCTATTATTAAAAAAGTATTAAAAAAGGCAGATGTTATTTTTGCAGTAAGCAATGCTTTGAAAGATGAAATATTAGCTACTAAAGTTCCTGGAATTGAAAATAAAACAAGGTTGTATTGGAATTCTGTGGATATTGATAAGTTTAATAATAATTCAAATACTCAGTTCAAATCACAATTTAAAAATGATAAGCCCATTGTTCTTTTTGTAGGCAATATTATCAAACGTAAAAATGTAAATTCTTTACTGGAAGCTAAAAAAATAGCTAAAACTGATTATAATCTTGTTGTTGTAGGAAATGGTCCTCTTTTAAAACAGCTTAAGGATAAAGCAGAAAAAGAAAATATTTCTGATGTTTATTTCACAGGGGCCAGAAATGATGTGGAAAATATTATGCCATGTGCAGATATGCTTGTGTTGCCGTCTTTTTCAGAAAGTTTCGGGCTGGTTTTAATTGAAGCTCTGGCCTGCGGAAAACCCGTTATCGGAAGTGATGTTGGGGGAATTAAAGAAATTATAACTCCTGGAGTGGGGCTGTTAATTGACCCGAACAGTCCTGAAACTATATCTGATGCTATTGATAAGATGATTTTGGATGATGAATTTAGAAGTAATTTAGCTTCAAATGCAAGAAACAGGGCTAAAATATTCAGTAAAGTTGAAATTCCTTATGATGAGGTAAAATAA
- the cbiD gene encoding cobalt-precorrin-5B (C(1))-methyltransferase CbiD has product MTNENYTGVTTGTIATACSLAALESILDTSDIDCVKVKTPKKTLDIIIDECKRLSHSSACAVAHKNPYNDPDVTVGLAIVATVELLDKTSDGDSVIITGGEGVGKITKPGLQIPVGEYAINPVPRRMIRKNLERILPEDKVAKVTISIPEGRKIAKKTMNPKLGIVGGISVIGTTGIARSMSSEAYKNSIVTQIDVALALNLDNLVFVPGNIGEKLALKQLDITKQHIIQTGNYVGFMFEEAKKRGIDEFTFFGHIGKLIKIAGGIFNTKHAIADGRREIMITHAGICGADTKTLQKLYDSKTTEDMLDILDEENLHLDVCNSIALAIKERCMQRFDLDLNVILVDMEGNYLNDNFERFLL; this is encoded by the coding sequence ATGACAAATGAAAATTATACTGGAGTTACTACTGGAACTATAGCTACTGCCTGTTCTCTTGCAGCTTTGGAATCTATTTTGGATACTTCAGATATTGATTGTGTCAAAGTCAAAACACCTAAAAAAACTTTAGACATTATAATTGATGAATGCAAAAGGTTATCTCATTCTTCTGCCTGTGCTGTAGCTCATAAGAATCCTTATAATGATCCTGATGTTACTGTAGGTCTGGCTATTGTTGCTACTGTTGAATTATTGGATAAAACCAGTGATGGAGATAGTGTCATAATAACTGGTGGTGAGGGTGTTGGTAAAATAACAAAACCTGGCCTTCAAATTCCAGTGGGGGAATATGCAATAAATCCGGTTCCCCGCAGAATGATTAGGAAAAATTTGGAAAGGATTTTGCCGGAAGATAAAGTAGCTAAAGTAACAATTTCAATTCCTGAAGGTCGAAAGATAGCTAAAAAAACAATGAATCCTAAATTGGGTATTGTTGGAGGAATATCTGTCATTGGAACTACTGGAATAGCCAGATCCATGTCTAGTGAAGCTTATAAAAATTCCATTGTTACTCAAATAGATGTTGCATTGGCTTTAAATTTGGATAATCTGGTTTTTGTTCCGGGAAATATTGGTGAAAAATTGGCATTAAAGCAACTTGACATTACAAAGCAGCATATTATTCAGACTGGAAATTATGTGGGTTTTATGTTTGAGGAAGCCAAAAAAAGAGGAATTGATGAATTTACTTTCTTTGGTCACATTGGAAAGCTGATTAAAATAGCCGGTGGAATTTTTAACACCAAACATGCAATAGCAGACGGAAGACGGGAAATAATGATTACTCATGCAGGTATTTGCGGTGCTGATACAAAAACACTTCAGAAACTGTATGATTCTAAAACAACTGAAGACATGTTGGATATTTTAGATGAAGAAAATTTGCATTTGGATGTTTGTAATAGTATTGCATTGGCTATTAAAGAGAGATGTATGCAGAGATTTGATTTAGATTTAAATGTTATTTTGGTTGATATGGAAGGTAACTATTTAAATGATAATTTTGAAAGGTTTTTATTATGA
- a CDS encoding thioredoxin family protein: MVVKVEVFTSDSCPHCPAAVNVANEAKEVLGDAADIIVCNIASEENRQKAIGLGIMAVPTIAINDEVAFVGAPALDELVNKVKSLI; encoded by the coding sequence ATGGTAGTGAAAGTAGAAGTATTTACATCTGATAGCTGTCCTCATTGTCCGGCTGCAGTTAATGTTGCTAATGAAGCAAAAGAAGTTTTAGGTGATGCTGCGGATATTATTGTTTGTAATATTGCTTCAGAAGAAAATAGGCAAAAAGCAATTGGCCTTGGAATTATGGCTGTTCCTACAATAGCTATTAATGATGAAGTGGCATTTGTTGGTGCACCTGCTTTAGATGAACTTGTTAATAAAGTTAAATCTTTGATTTAA
- a CDS encoding DEAD/DEAH box helicase, whose product MITMENLSNDIKTIINTAYPYIKEFNPAQKAVIESGYLEDKSNYIISIPTASGKTVLGILPALKTILNGGKAIYAAPLLSIQNEKVKEFKAFEEHGIKVGKHPSNSDLSVMVFESFDALTRFSWNVLREVDTLIIDEFHMIGEYSRGPTLESAITRAKIINPSLRIIALSATLKNIDEIEQWLDGKTVEHNYRPVPLNKEVLDAEMFNTKNKNDVIVKIVEKAIEDNSQALSFVSTRRFTESLATYVAKKIDKKTTKEQKQKFKQVADKLLEVPKKKGSLPTTTCLKLAEAAEKGVVFHHAGLFNEQKEIIEDEFRNGNILMITATPSLMYGVNLPSKYVVIRDHTRWTSNGPASIPVFDYEQMSGRAGRPQYDDVGYSYLVAKTMDEAFDLEARYVNGEIELTNSKLIDNKDAIYKQIIAQIASSLSKNLDDLNDFFGKTLYGFQMKNNPSMSMFAQDSLNWELESALEFLLQNGIIRATPEGLKTTDFGNLIAKSNYAVETAVKIKEYVSTMEKLNPAEMIYALAETPDLPLISFKGRKSKDPVRDKLSECGLFAVDIGNPEATAVSLIEWIDERNEYEIENAYNVYSASTRRSAYEASRLVKFAKNTLEVLGNYSNLKDMDYLSARLYYGVKEDIIPLVVGVKRLGRKRARLLMKTFGDNLSEASEKDLQKVEGIGPKLAGKVKIFTMNH is encoded by the coding sequence ATGATTACTATGGAAAATTTGTCAAATGATATAAAAACAATAATAAATACTGCTTATCCGTACATAAAGGAATTCAATCCCGCGCAAAAAGCAGTAATCGAATCAGGATACTTAGAAGATAAATCTAATTATATTATATCAATTCCAACGGCCAGTGGTAAAACAGTACTTGGAATTCTGCCTGCTCTGAAAACTATTTTAAATGGTGGAAAAGCCATTTATGCAGCACCCCTTCTTTCAATTCAAAATGAAAAAGTAAAAGAATTTAAAGCCTTTGAAGAACATGGAATTAAAGTAGGCAAACACCCATCCAACTCCGATTTATCTGTTATGGTTTTTGAATCATTTGATGCGCTTACAAGATTTTCCTGGAATGTACTTCGTGAAGTAGATACACTGATTATTGACGAATTCCATATGATCGGAGAATACTCAAGAGGACCCACATTAGAATCAGCTATTACAAGAGCTAAAATTATCAATCCAAGTTTAAGAATAATTGCTCTTTCAGCTACTTTAAAAAACATAGATGAAATTGAACAGTGGCTTGACGGGAAAACTGTAGAACATAATTACAGACCAGTGCCTTTAAATAAAGAAGTTTTGGATGCTGAAATGTTCAATACAAAAAATAAAAACGATGTTATTGTAAAAATTGTTGAAAAAGCTATTGAAGACAATTCACAAGCATTAAGTTTTGTGTCAACAAGAAGATTTACAGAAAGCTTAGCTACCTATGTCGCTAAAAAAATAGATAAAAAAACAACAAAGGAACAAAAACAGAAATTTAAACAGGTAGCTGATAAATTACTGGAAGTTCCAAAGAAAAAAGGATCACTTCCAACTACAACCTGTCTTAAACTGGCTGAAGCTGCTGAAAAAGGAGTTGTATTCCATCATGCAGGACTTTTCAATGAACAGAAAGAAATAATTGAAGATGAATTCAGAAACGGGAATATACTGATGATTACTGCAACTCCAAGTTTGATGTATGGTGTTAATTTGCCATCAAAATATGTGGTAATCAGAGACCACACCCGATGGACAAGCAACGGTCCTGCATCAATACCTGTTTTTGATTATGAACAGATGTCCGGAAGAGCCGGAAGACCGCAATATGATGATGTAGGGTATTCCTATTTGGTAGCTAAAACAATGGATGAGGCATTTGACCTGGAAGCTCGTTATGTTAACGGTGAAATTGAATTAACAAATTCAAAATTAATAGACAACAAAGATGCCATCTACAAACAGATTATAGCACAAATCGCATCTTCACTTTCCAAAAACCTTGATGATTTAAATGATTTCTTTGGAAAAACATTATACGGATTCCAAATGAAAAACAATCCATCCATGTCCATGTTTGCTCAGGACAGTTTAAACTGGGAGCTTGAAAGCGCTCTTGAATTCCTGCTTCAAAATGGAATAATAAGAGCCACCCCAGAAGGACTTAAAACAACAGACTTCGGTAATCTAATAGCTAAATCAAACTATGCAGTTGAAACAGCTGTAAAAATTAAGGAATATGTTTCAACTATGGAAAAATTAAACCCTGCAGAAATGATTTATGCATTAGCTGAAACTCCTGATTTACCATTAATTTCATTTAAAGGAAGAAAAAGCAAAGACCCTGTTCGTGACAAACTGTCTGAATGCGGCCTTTTTGCAGTTGATATAGGAAACCCCGAAGCCACTGCCGTTTCTTTAATCGAATGGATTGATGAGCGAAATGAGTATGAAATTGAAAATGCATACAATGTTTATTCAGCATCTACCAGAAGATCAGCTTATGAAGCTTCCCGTTTAGTTAAATTTGCTAAAAACACACTTGAAGTTCTTGGCAATTATTCCAACCTGAAAGACATGGATTATTTATCTGCCAGATTATATTACGGAGTAAAAGAAGATATAATCCCCCTTGTTGTAGGAGTTAAAAGACTTGGAAGAAAAAGAGCAAGACTTCTTATGAAAACATTCGGCGATAATTTAAGTGAAGCCAGTGAAAAAGATTTACAAAAAGTAGAAGGTATCGGTCCAAAACTTGCAGGTAAAGTTAAAATATTTACTATGAATCATTAA
- a CDS encoding DUF2098 domain-containing protein — protein sequence MIVDARNREIDLGSHVRYVDTGTVGEVTDSKVENDASWVKIDKTNLWYLANKLELLNDEDFKTKTYHDDKDIDIEAIKNSEKMFEDVEISSSAANGGG from the coding sequence ATGATTGTTGATGCAAGAAATAGGGAAATAGATCTTGGATCACATGTAAGATATGTAGATACTGGAACTGTTGGTGAGGTTACTGACAGTAAAGTGGAAAATGATGCTTCCTGGGTTAAAATCGATAAAACTAATTTATGGTATCTTGCAAATAAATTAGAATTATTAAATGATGAAGATTTTAAAACTAAAACTTATCATGATGATAAGGATATAGATATTGAAGCCATTAAAAACTCTGAAAAAATGTTTGAGGATGTTGAAATATCTTCCAGTGCAGCTAATGGTGGAGGATAG
- a CDS encoding PRC-barrel domain-containing protein, translating into MNIKEVLNSKVLDKNAYEVGTVSDFDIDQKEGTINSMIVSLKKGVFSKEELEVPFEDIETIGGYVILAKELPKPEEAEEEVEAQKVEVEKEE; encoded by the coding sequence ATGAATATTAAAGAAGTTTTAAACTCTAAAGTTTTAGATAAAAACGCATATGAAGTTGGAACTGTAAGTGATTTTGATATTGATCAAAAAGAAGGAACTATCAATTCCATGATTGTTTCTTTAAAAAAAGGAGTATTTTCTAAAGAAGAACTTGAAGTACCTTTCGAAGACATTGAAACCATTGGTGGATATGTTATTTTAGCTAAAGAATTACCTAAACCTGAAGAAGCTGAAGAAGAAGTTGAAGCTCAAAAAGTTGAAGTAGAAAAAGAAGAATAA